The genomic region GCGCCCGGCTTCGGACGACGACCCCCGACCTGCGTCAGACGAGGCTGCCCACCTCTGCGGCGGCCCGCGCGGCGAGCAGTGTGTTGCGCAGCAGCATGGCGATGGTCATCGGCCCGACGCCGCCGGGGACCGGGGTGAGCCGGCCGGCGACCTCGCGCACGGCGTCGAAGTCGACGTCGCCGCGCAGACCCTGCTCGGTGCGGTGCATGCCGACGTCGATGACGGTCGCTCCGGGCTTCACCGCGTCCGCTCCGATGATCGCCTGCTTCCCGGCTGCGACGACCAGCACGTCCGCGCCACGGCAGACGGCGGCCAGGTCCCGGGTGCGGGAGTGGCAGATCGTGACGGTCGCGTTGCGCCCGACCAGGAGCTGGGCGACCGGGCGGCCGACCAGCTCGGACCGGCCTACGACGACGGTGGGAGCACCGCTGAGCTCCACGTCATAGGCGTCGAGCAGCTCGATGATCCCCGACGGCGTGCAGGGCCGCAGGCCGGGCAGGCCACGGGCTAGCAGGCCGACGCTGGCCGTCGTCAGGCCGTCGACGTCCTTCTCCGGGGGAATCCGGCCGACCAGGGCCGCGCCGTCGAGCCCCTCGGGAACGGGAAGCTGCAGCAGGATCCCGGAGACGGCCGGGTCCGCGGCGAGGGAGTCCAGCAACGCGGCGATCTCGTCCTGGGGGGTGTCGGCGGGCAGGTGCTGGTGCAGGTCCGCCATGCCCGCCTCGACGCAGGACCGACGCTTGCCGCCGATGTAGACCGCGGACGCCGGGTCGTCGCCCACCAGCACCGTCGCGAGGCCCGGCTGGCGGCCCGTGGCCGCGCGGAACTCGGCGACGTCCCGGGCCACGTCCGCCCGCACCCGGGCGGCAACGGCCTTACCATCGATGATCACAGCGCTCATGTCGGCCTTTCGCCCTCACGTTGTCCGGTCGGATCCGCCGTCGCGACCCGGCTCGCCGCCCCGCCGCGCGCCGCGTCACGCGGCCGGCGTCGGCGACGGCCCGACCGAGCACGCTACGCCATCGCGGCCCGGCGTGACCTGCGGGCATCGCCGGCCACCCGTCGAGAGGCCTAGCCTCGACGGGTGGCGGAATCCGTGAGCTTCGATCGCATCGCCGACCGATACGACGCCACCCGGGGCGGTGAGGAGCGGGGCCGGCTCGTTGCCGAGGCGGTCGCCGCGCACCTGCCCGGGCGGCGGTTGCTGGAGATCGGTGTGGGCACGGGACTGATCTCGCACGCCTTCGCCGCGCGGGGCCGGTCGGTGGTCGGCGTCGACCTGTCGGCCCGCATGCTCGCGCAGGCCCGTGGGCGGCTGCCCGGGCGGATCGTCCGCGCCGACGCGGCGGCCCTGCCGTTGCGCACCGCCACCGTGGATGCCTGCCTCGCCGTGCACGTCCTGCATCTCGTCGGGGATCCCGATCGGGTCCTCGCCGAGGTCGCCCGGGTGCTGCGGCCCGGTGGTCGGCTCGCGGTCGTCGGCGCGGGGCAGCACGAGAGGCACAGCGACGTGACCGCCGTGCTGCGAGACCTCGACGAGGCGCTGCGAGCCGAACGACCCCGCCGAGACCGGCCGGAGCTCCTGCTGCCGGCCGCGCAGCGCAGCGGGCTGCGGCTGGTCGAGGAGTTCTCCTTCGCCCGGGAGGAGCGCGAGACGCTCACCCCGGCCGAGGCCCGCGCGCAGATCGAGAGCCGGGTGTGGTCGACCCTGTGGGACCTCTCGGATCGACAGTGGGCGACGATCGTCGAGCCGGCCGTGGCCGCGCTGCGCCGGCTGCCCGACCCCGACCGGCCTCGGCCCGGCGGCCGTAGTTTCCACGCGATGATCCTGCGACTCGCGGACGGCGGCGGCCGGACGGCGGAAGGCGGATCAGGTGCCGAGCGGGCCCGCGGACAGTGACCGCACCATCGGCAGGCTCGGGGCGGCCACCGCCCCGAGCCACAGCCGCACCTCCCGGGCGGTGCACAACCGCACCACCCGGGCCGCGGCACCGTGCGTGTCGAGGGCCCGCAGCAGGCGGACCCGGCTGTCGCGCGGGTAGTTCCACAGCCAGCGCAGGAACGCCAGGTCCAGCTTCTCCGGGCACCCGGGGGCGGCGTCGGGACGGTTGCGCCCACGCCACCGGGCCCACCGGCGCAGTACCCGGGTGATCGTGATTCGCCGCGGCAGGTCGAGGAAGACGATGAGCTCGGCGGCGGGGATGCGCAGGTCCAGCGTGCCGCTGTAGTTGCCGTCCATCACCCACGCGGGCTTCGCGACGAGGCTGGCGACGATCGCGCGCCACTCGTCCACCGGCGTCGCCACCCAGCCGGGCCGCCAGAAGTGCCGGTCGAGGTGCACCGCCGGCAGGCCCGCCTGGCGCGCGAGCTCGCGGGCGAGGGTGCTCTTGCCGGCGCCGCCGCTACCGACGACGAGGACCCGCTGGACGTCGGAGGTCATCGACGGCGGGCCCTGCCTGCCCGTCCCGAGCGCATTCACGACGCCATTGTCCCACCGAGGCGATCGTTCCGCGTGCGGAACGTGCCGCTTCGACCCACCCGTGCCCACCCGGACGGCAGGGCCGCCGACGGTGCAGGAGAGGGAACCGGAGGTGGTCACGGTGAGTGCCGCCCGGACGGTTCAGCCGAGGCCGCGGGAATCCTGCTTGAGCGCCGTGTCGATGGTGAGGGCGGCGGCGACGACCATGCTGTGCAGCGGCTGCGGCAGCGGCCGGTGAAGCTGGACGACGTAGTTGTCGGCCGTGGTGAACATCGCCCGCGCGAGGCCCTCCCAGGTCTTGGTGACCCGGGCGACCTCGACGTCGTTCTGGTCGACGATCGAGAAGTTCCACGCCCGCCAGTTCTCGGCCTTGATCGCGCCGATCGTCGTGCCGCCCGCCTGCAGGTCGAACCGGATCTTGCCGAAGACGTTCTGCTGCGCGATGACGCCGAGCTCGGACCCGTCCGGCAACGAGACGATCACCTTGGACTTGAACACCTTCGCCGGGCGGTGCAGGAGCAGCTGGACGGTACCGGCGGCGTCGCGGACCTCCAGGCGGTGGGAGAAGAACTGGTCCCACGAGGTGAGCACCCGGGCAGCCTTCTTCAGCGCGCTCTGGCCGACCTCGACGACCGAGCCGATCTGTTTGCCGCCCTGGTCGAAGACGGCGTACTCGTTGGTCACTTCAATGATCTTGGACTTCTGGTTGACCACGAGCACGGGCTCGCTGAACAGCGTCCCCCCACCCGGGCCCGCCGGTTGCACCCCGGCCTGCTCCTGGACCTGCCGCTGCACCTGCTCGGCGCTGTGCTTCGTGTACACCGCGCCCGGCTGCACTCCCAGTGGCGCGCCCCACGCCTGCCCCGGAACGGCCGCGGCCTGGTCCTGCCCGTACTGGCCGATCTGCCCGCCGGGGCCGTACTCCCCGCCCTGGCCGTACCCCCCGCCCTGGCCGGGGGGCGGCTGGGTGTGCTCGGTCCACTGGCTTCCGTCCCACCATCGGGATCCGTGCTGCCCGCTCGGATCGGCGTACCAGCCGGGCGGGATGGTTTGCGTCATGGGGTCACTCTGGCATCCTCGGCCGGCGACGGGCCAGGCCCGTGCCGATGTCGGCATCCCGACTGCTCAGGGGCCACGTCGCCGCGGCGCGTCGTCGTCCCACGCCTACCGGGTCACAGCGGCTTCTCGGTGACCAGACCGCCGTCGACATGCAGACGGCGGGTGACCGCGACGGTGTCGAGCATGCGGCGGTCGTGGGTGACGAGCAGCAGCGTGCCGGTGTAGCCGGCGAGCGCCTGTTCGAGCTGTTCGATGGCGGGCAGGTCGAGGTGGTTGGTGGGCTCGTCGAGGACCAGGCAGTTCACTCCGACGGCCTGCAGCAGCGCGAGACCGGCCCGGGTCCGCTCCCCCGGCGACAGCGAGTCGGCGGGGCGGGTCACCTGGTCCGGCCCGAGGCCGAACTTGGCGAACAGGGTGCGGACCTCGGCCGCGGGCCAGGTCGTCGCCCGTTCGGCGACGGCGAGGGCGGTGGTCTCGCCGCGGAACAGGCCCCTGGCCTGGTCGATCTCACCGAGTCGCACACCGGCGCCGAGGGACTGGTTGCCCGCGTCGAGCGGGAGCCTGCCGAGCAGGGCCGAGAGCAGGGTCGTCTTGCCGGCGCCGTTCGGCCCGGTGATGACGATCCTGTCGGCCCAGGCGACGGTGAGGTCGATCGGGCCGACGGTGAAGGTGGGCCGGTGCACGACCGCACCGGTGAGGGTCGCCACGACGTCGCCGGAGCGGGGAGCGGCCGCGATCGACATGCGAAGCTGCCACTCCTTGCGCGGCTCCTCGACCTCCTCCAACCGGTCGAGGCGGGACTCGATCGACCGGACCCGCGCGGCGCTCTTCGTCGCCGCCTCGATGCGCGCGCCCCGGGCGGCCCGGTCGTTGTCGGACATCCGCCGCTTGGCCCGCACAGAGCCTCGCACGGACTGCTCCCGCTGGCGCTGCGCCTGCGCGGTAAGACCGTCACGCTGGTCGGCGTAGTCCTCGTAACGCTCGCGGGCCTGCCGCCGGGAGACCTCGCGGGCCTGCAGGTAGGCTGCCCACCCGCCGGCGAACAGGGCGAGGCCGTGCTTGTGCGGGTCGATCTCGGCGACGCTGTCGATGGTGCGGTCCAGGAACTCGCGGTCGTGGCTGACGACGACGAGCGCACCGGACACGCCGCGGACGAAGCGTTCGAGCCGGTCCAGCCCGTCGAAATCAAGATCGTTGGTGGGCTCGTCGAGCAAGGTGATGTCGAACCGGGACAGCAGGACGCTGGCAAGCGAGCCGCGGGCGGCCTGCCCGCCGGACAGGGCGGTCGTCGGGCTGTCGAGGGCGTCGGCGGGCAGGCCCAGCTCGGCGCAGACCTCCTCGGCGCGGACGTCGAGGTCGGCGGCGCCGAGGGCGAGCCAACGCTCCAACGCGATGCTGTACCGGTCGTCGGCGCCGGGGGCGCCCGCCGACAGCGCCTCCCCGGCGGCGTCGAGTTCCCGCTGCGCGGCGCCGACCCCGGTGCGGCGGGCGAGGAACGCCCGCAGGGTCTCGCCGGGCAGCCGGTCGGGTTCCTGGGGCAGCAGGCCGACGCCCGCGGTCGGCGGCGCGAGATCGACTCGCCCCTCGTCGAAGGGGACCAGGCCGGCAAGGGCTCGCAACAACGTCGACTTTCCGACGCCATTCGGCCCCACCACCCCGAGCCGGTCACCGGGTGCGACGGTGAGCGAGACGCCATCGAGAACGGTCGCCCCACCGCGGGTGACGGTGAGGCCGGAGGCGACGAGAGTTGCAGACACCCGGCCAGTCTCGCGCATAACCGGTGCGCATCGGCCGCCCGCCCGCGCACCGCGGCCACGAGGGCAGCCAGGCCGCGCATCGTCATCACCCGAACCCGGGCAGGGCGAGCTGCTCGTCATGGCAGCTCGGCCCGGCAGGCTCGGCCGGCGCCGCCGGCCCGGCCACCCCGTCAGGCTGCGGCGCGGACCCCGCGAAGTGCCGAACCGGACGCGGCACCGCGGCTCCGATACGGGCCCGCTCGGCGAGCTCCCGCACCTGCGCCGCGATCCGATCCCGGTAGGCTCGCGGCGCGTACGCCCCGGACCCGTAGAGGCGGCGGTACGGGCCAACCAGCGCGGGATGGTGCTCGGCAAGCCAGGCCAGATACCACTCCCGCGCACCGGGCCGCAGGTGCAGCACCAGCGGCGTAACCGACGACGCCCCCGCCTGCGCGATCTGCTCCACCGCCCGGGCGAGCGCCGCCGGGGAGTCCGTGAGATACGGCAGGATCGGCGCCATGAGGACGCCGGTGGGGATCCCGCGCTCGCCCAGCGCCGCGCACGCCTCCAGCCGCCGCCGGGGATGCGGGGTCCCGGGCTCGACGAGCCGCCACAGCTCGTCGTCGACGAAGCCGACGGACAGTGCGACGCCGACCTGGGTCACCTCCGCGGCGGAAGCGAGCAGGTCGAGATCACGCACGATGAGCGAGCCCTTCGTAAGCACCGAGAAGGGGGTGCGCGCGTCACGCAGGGCGGCGAGGACACCCGGCATGAGCCGGTAGCGACCTTCAGCCCGCTGGTAGGGATCGACGTTGGTGCCCATCGCGACGTGCTCACCGCGCCACCGGGGTGCGGCGAGCTCCGCACGCAGCCGCTCGGCGACGTTGACCTTGACGACGATCTGGGTGTCGAAGTCGCGCCCGGTGTCGAGATCGAGGTAGGCGTGGGTGCCCCGGGCGAAGCAGTACCGGCAGGCATGGGAGCAGCCCCGATAGGGGTTCACCGTCCAGCGGAACGCCATCCGCGATGCCGGCGCAACCCGGTTGAGCACGGACCGGGCGTGGATCTCGTGAAAGGTCAGACCGGCGAAGCCGGGGGTGTCGAACGTGCGGGTGACGGCACCCCGGGCGAGCAGCGACGGCGCGCTCGCACCAGCCGCGACGGGCTGCTCGGTGGCGGCGAGCCGGAGGTTGTCCCAACGCATGCCTCATGGGAACATGCGTTCGACAGAATGTCCAGTCCGGGAGACGTCCCGCCCGCGAGAGGGCTGCGGACCGAGTGGGCTGCGACCCTTGGGCCGCGTATGCGGTTGCGATCAGGCCGGTTTGTCTGCGCTGCTTGATCCGGATCGTCGAGGCATGGACGTGGGGACACACCAAGGCCATGGAGGTCGGGGTCGCCTCCGGCGGCGCGGCGCGGCGCGGTTCCGCGGAACACCATGATCACAATGAGTCGGGCTCGGACCGGCCATCCCCGCACCCAACCGATCACACACAGATATGAAGATCGGCCCGTGACAGTCCCGGCCACACGGCGGCCAGCAGATGCTGGAGATTAATCACCGTTCGCCCGGCCCACAACCGTCATCAACCTCCAGCAGTTTCCGACGCAACCGACAGGCACCGGCCATCACGCAGCTCCCCCACATCACCCCTTGATCACAAACAGATACGCGCCCCAGGGCCGGCGGCCCGCACGAGGGCGCCGACCTCGGGCGGGCGGACCTGGGGAAGGCGAGCTCGGGGAGGCTGCGGGGATAGTGAACGGATGCGGCTCAGCGGCCTCGAGGCCCGGAAGCGGTTCGCGGCAGCCCGGGTGGCCCGGCTGGCCACCGCCGGCGCGGACGGTCAGCCGCTCGTGGTTCCCGTGACCTTCGCCGTCGAAGCGGGAAGCACGCCTGACGAAGCGGGAAGCACGCCTGCCGAAGCGGGGGGCGAGCCCCGCGAGCTGGGAAGCGCCGGCGGCGACCGCGGCGGTGCGGGGCCGCCCGCGACGATCGTGACCGTCGTCGACCACAAGCCGAAGAGCACTCGGACCGGGCTGCGACGCCTGCGCGACATCCACGCCAATCCGCTGGTCAGCTTGCTGGTCGACCACTATGACGACGACTGGGCGCGGCTGTGGTGGACCCGGGCCGACGGGCTGGCCAGCATCGTCGAGGTCGGGGATCCGCGGCACGCCGCGGCCGTCGCGGCCCTGTCCGTGCGCTACCGTCAGTATCGACAGGTCCCGCCGACCGGTCCGGCCATCATCGTGGCCGTGACCCGCTGGTCCGGCTGGTCCTATTCCGTGTCTCCCCCGCCCACGTGAACCGCGCCGGGTCCGTCCGTCCCCGCTCCCAGGCCCCGGGAACTCGCCGGCATCAGGCGCGGGGGCGGTCCCAGCCGGCGGGCAGCGCGTCGGGAGTCTGCCAGGACGGGTCCGGGCGGAAGTCGGTCCAGGTGCCGTCGAAGGGGAACGCGCCGGCCTCCACCAGCCGCAGCAGCCGCTCCCCCTCGGACCGCACCGCGTCCGGGTCGGGCACCCAGTAGTGCTCGGGGAAGGCAAGACGCTCCTCCAGCTCGTGTTCGTCCTTCCACTCCCAGGTCCGCTCCGGCGTCACCCACAGGTCGAGGTCATGATCGGTGGTGTCGACGCCGACGAGACCGTCGTGGCGCCAGGCGACGGCGGGCTCCTCCAGGTTGATGTACCAGCGGACGAACCTGCCCTGCCAGTCCCAGAACCACCACACCGAATTGGCTCCCTGCGGCGGGACCAGCATGAAGATGTTCGGCCCGCGCCAGACGGTCGTCGTCATCACCGTCGG from Frankia alni ACN14a harbors:
- a CDS encoding adenylate kinase, which produces MNALGTGRQGPPSMTSDVQRVLVVGSGGAGKSTLARELARQAGLPAVHLDRHFWRPGWVATPVDEWRAIVASLVAKPAWVMDGNYSGTLDLRIPAAELIVFLDLPRRITITRVLRRWARWRGRNRPDAAPGCPEKLDLAFLRWLWNYPRDSRVRLLRALDTHGAAARVVRLCTAREVRLWLGAVAAPSLPMVRSLSAGPLGT
- a CDS encoding ABC-F family ATP-binding cassette domain-containing protein; the encoded protein is MSATLVASGLTVTRGGATVLDGVSLTVAPGDRLGVVGPNGVGKSTLLRALAGLVPFDEGRVDLAPPTAGVGLLPQEPDRLPGETLRAFLARRTGVGAAQRELDAAGEALSAGAPGADDRYSIALERWLALGAADLDVRAEEVCAELGLPADALDSPTTALSGGQAARGSLASVLLSRFDITLLDEPTNDLDFDGLDRLERFVRGVSGALVVVSHDREFLDRTIDSVAEIDPHKHGLALFAGGWAAYLQAREVSRRQARERYEDYADQRDGLTAQAQRQREQSVRGSVRAKRRMSDNDRAARGARIEAATKSAARVRSIESRLDRLEEVEEPRKEWQLRMSIAAAPRSGDVVATLTGAVVHRPTFTVGPIDLTVAWADRIVITGPNGAGKTTLLSALLGRLPLDAGNQSLGAGVRLGEIDQARGLFRGETTALAVAERATTWPAAEVRTLFAKFGLGPDQVTRPADSLSPGERTRAGLALLQAVGVNCLVLDEPTNHLDLPAIEQLEQALAGYTGTLLLVTHDRRMLDTVAVTRRLHVDGGLVTEKPL
- a CDS encoding TIGR03668 family PPOX class F420-dependent oxidoreductase; the encoded protein is MRLSGLEARKRFAAARVARLATAGADGQPLVVPVTFAVEAGSTPDEAGSTPAEAGGEPRELGSAGGDRGGAGPPATIVTVVDHKPKSTRTGLRRLRDIHANPLVSLLVDHYDDDWARLWWTRADGLASIVEVGDPRHAAAVAALSVRYRQYRQVPPTGPAIIVAVTRWSGWSYSVSPPPT
- a CDS encoding class I SAM-dependent methyltransferase, which encodes MAESVSFDRIADRYDATRGGEERGRLVAEAVAAHLPGRRLLEIGVGTGLISHAFAARGRSVVGVDLSARMLAQARGRLPGRIVRADAAALPLRTATVDACLAVHVLHLVGDPDRVLAEVARVLRPGGRLAVVGAGQHERHSDVTAVLRDLDEALRAERPRRDRPELLLPAAQRSGLRLVEEFSFAREERETLTPAEARAQIESRVWSTLWDLSDRQWATIVEPAVAALRRLPDPDRPRPGGRSFHAMILRLADGGGRTAEGGSGAERARGQ
- a CDS encoding phospholipid scramblase-related protein; this encodes MTQTIPPGWYADPSGQHGSRWWDGSQWTEHTQPPPGQGGGYGQGGEYGPGGQIGQYGQDQAAAVPGQAWGAPLGVQPGAVYTKHSAEQVQRQVQEQAGVQPAGPGGGTLFSEPVLVVNQKSKIIEVTNEYAVFDQGGKQIGSVVEVGQSALKKAARVLTSWDQFFSHRLEVRDAAGTVQLLLHRPAKVFKSKVIVSLPDGSELGVIAQQNVFGKIRFDLQAGGTTIGAIKAENWRAWNFSIVDQNDVEVARVTKTWEGLARAMFTTADNYVVQLHRPLPQPLHSMVVAAALTIDTALKQDSRGLG
- a CDS encoding Rv2578c family radical SAM protein: MRWDNLRLAATEQPVAAGASAPSLLARGAVTRTFDTPGFAGLTFHEIHARSVLNRVAPASRMAFRWTVNPYRGCSHACRYCFARGTHAYLDLDTGRDFDTQIVVKVNVAERLRAELAAPRWRGEHVAMGTNVDPYQRAEGRYRLMPGVLAALRDARTPFSVLTKGSLIVRDLDLLASAAEVTQVGVALSVGFVDDELWRLVEPGTPHPRRRLEACAALGERGIPTGVLMAPILPYLTDSPAALARAVEQIAQAGASSVTPLVLHLRPGAREWYLAWLAEHHPALVGPYRRLYGSGAYAPRAYRDRIAAQVRELAERARIGAAVPRPVRHFAGSAPQPDGVAGPAAPAEPAGPSCHDEQLALPGFG
- the folD gene encoding bifunctional methylenetetrahydrofolate dehydrogenase/methenyltetrahydrofolate cyclohydrolase FolD; translation: MSAVIIDGKAVAARVRADVARDVAEFRAATGRQPGLATVLVGDDPASAVYIGGKRRSCVEAGMADLHQHLPADTPQDEIAALLDSLAADPAVSGILLQLPVPEGLDGAALVGRIPPEKDVDGLTTASVGLLARGLPGLRPCTPSGIIELLDAYDVELSGAPTVVVGRSELVGRPVAQLLVGRNATVTICHSRTRDLAAVCRGADVLVVAAGKQAIIGADAVKPGATVIDVGMHRTEQGLRGDVDFDAVREVAGRLTPVPGGVGPMTIAMLLRNTLLAARAAAEVGSLV
- a CDS encoding DUF402 domain-containing protein, with translation MPESPAVNGPASPPPLPAGASSAGRSPTDPASRLAADPATQGAARSLTAAGPYRPGEVVVHRSFTTKRLVFVRTGHVVGHDERGLRLWIPHGCPMAVELSADGRGLRDMPFAEWIRQPTVMTTTVWRGPNIFMLVPPQGANSVWWFWDWQGRFVRWYINLEEPAVAWRHDGLVGVDTTDHDLDLWVTPERTWEWKDEHELEERLAFPEHYWVPDPDAVRSEGERLLRLVEAGAFPFDGTWTDFRPDPSWQTPDALPAGWDRPRA